A region of the Gammaproteobacteria bacterium genome:
GTAGTGGGCCAGGACGCCATGGCCGGTTATTCGTCGAATGACGGCATCCATTATCACTTGTTCATCAGCGAAAGCATCGTGCCCTTGCTGATAGAGCACAAGGCCATCTGCACTTTGAGCGCAACGCCGGCGGCGGCGTAGGTTTATCCGCCCGCGCGCCGCAGCGCGCTCAACTGTTCGATGAATAGCGGCTCATCTTCCAGACAGCGCAAATCCAGTTTGAGCGCGCCGTTCTGAATGCGGCCGATAATGGGGACAGGCAGGTATCGAAAGGCGCGCGCCATGTCTTCCAACCCATCCGCTTCGTGTTTGTCCGCCTGTGTCGACGCGATTGAAAGGCGCCAGCTCGGCAGACGGTCCACCGGCAGCGAGCCGCTGCCTACCTGACTGTCGCAGCTTTCGATGCTTACTTCCCAACTCGCGGGAAGCGCTTGGCGCGCAATCGGAAGCATTTTGAAAGCCAACGCCTTGATTTCGTCGGCTGACCGCGCAAGAAGCCTCAAACCCGGCAGCTCGTGGATCAGGTGTTCCGGCATCCCGTATAACTTCAACACCGCCTCCAGCGCAGCCATGGTCAGCTTATCGACCCGCAGGGCGCGCTTTAGCGGATTGCGGTTGAGGCGCCCGATTAACGCCTTGCGCCCAACGATCAATCCCGCCTGCGGCCCGCCCAGCAATTTATCGCCGGAAAACGTAACGATATCGGCGCCGGCGGTCAGGCTTTCGGCGGGCGTGGGTTCATGCGGCAAACCGTATTGCGCCAGGTCGATCAGACTCCCGCTGCCCAGATCGACCAGCAGTGGCAGTTCTTGCTCATGCGCCAATTCCGCCAGCACCTTTTCGGGCACCGACTTAGTGAACCCCCTGATCTCGTAATTGCTGGTATGTACACGCATCAGGAGCGCCGTGTCCGCGCCGATTGCGTTGCGGTAATCGCGTGCGTGCGTACGGTTGGTGGTGCCCACTTCGCGCAGACGGCTGCCGGAGCTGGCCATAATGTCCGGTATCCGGAACGCCCCGCCGATCTCCACCAGCTCGCCGCGCGAGACGACGGTCTCGCGGTCGACTGCCAGAGTGTTGAGCGCGAGCACCACGGCCGCCGCATTGTTGTTGACCACGGTCGCGGCTTCCGCGCCTGTCAGCTCTACCAGCAGTTCTTCGATGTGCGACTCGCGCCGTCCGCGTTCACCGGTCGCGAGATCGTATTCGACGTTGCATGCGCCCGCGGCCGCGACGAGCGCGCGCACCGCCGAATCCGGTAGCGGCGCGCGGCCCAGATTCGTGTGCAGCACCGTGCCGGTCAGATTGAAAATGGGTTTGAGCGCCGGTTGAAGCCGCGATTTCAGCCACGCCTCACAGCGTGCGAGCAGATATTCCTCGCCATCGTCGGCTTTCCAGTCGCCGACACGGATCGCCGCGCGCGCTTGGCTCAGCGCGGTGCGCACCGCGTCGACCACGGCGGTTCGGCCATGTGTATTTTGCAGCGCCCGCATCGATCCGGCGCGCAGCAGTTTCTCCACCGACGGCAGCGCCGAGAACCGGCGAGCCGTATCTTCATCCATGCGCGATTCCGGCCTCAGAATGGCGGAAGAGAGTGGGAGTCGAACCCACCAAGGACCGCCTGACGGCCCTCCCCGGATTTGAAGTCCGGACGCCCCACCGGGGATCGAATCTCTTCCATGCGCGCAATTATAGGCGCACCGCTCGCCGCGTGTCCGGTGCCCCGAAGATGGCCGAGGCACTGCCGCGGAGCCGCCGCCCGTCTTTGACCCGCAAGGTCAGGCCCACGCGGTCGAAATATTCCAGCAACTCGATGGTGACGTTGCGATCGACACCCGCGCCCTCGCGGAACAGCCGCATGGTAATGAGGTTGCCGCCTTGCGTATTGCAAAGTGCTTCGGTGCTGGCCGCCAGTGCCGCGATGGTGTGTGGCGGGTAATAAAGCTCATCGGAAATCTCGCAGATGTTTCCGGCTTTCGCCTGGCGCTTGAGCAATGCCTTAATGCGTGTCCGGTCTTCCTTGAACATCTCCGCCAGCTCGCGCGGTCGCGGCGGCCGTAATCCGCCCGCGTCGATCTTCACGTAAAGTCGCCGCCACAGGTTTTCCTCGATCGGCGACAGGCGATCGACATGTCCGGGCAAATGCAACAACGCGCCGTGGCGCAGAATCGCGCCTTCGGCGATCAATTCATCGACAGCGAGCTTCACCAAGGGGTCGGGCGCTTGATCACGGAGTCGTTGCCGTAGTTTGCCCTCGGTGACGCCGGGTTCACCCGGCAGACGCTGGTGATGTTCGGCAAGTGCCTCGATCGCGCCGTTGCGCAACGTCTGCCAGGCGCCGACCGT
Encoded here:
- a CDS encoding L-seryl-tRNA(Sec) selenium transferase, which encodes MDEDTARRFSALPSVEKLLRAGSMRALQNTHGRTAVVDAVRTALSQARAAIRVGDWKADDGEEYLLARCEAWLKSRLQPALKPIFNLTGTVLHTNLGRAPLPDSAVRALVAAAGACNVEYDLATGERGRRESHIEELLVELTGAEAATVVNNNAAAVVLALNTLAVDRETVVSRGELVEIGGAFRIPDIMASSGSRLREVGTTNRTHARDYRNAIGADTALLMRVHTSNYEIRGFTKSVPEKVLAELAHEQELPLLVDLGSGSLIDLAQYGLPHEPTPAESLTAGADIVTFSGDKLLGGPQAGLIVGRKALIGRLNRNPLKRALRVDKLTMAALEAVLKLYGMPEHLIHELPGLRLLARSADEIKALAFKMLPIARQALPASWEVSIESCDSQVGSGSLPVDRLPSWRLSIASTQADKHEADGLEDMARAFRYLPVPIIGRIQNGALKLDLRCLEDEPLFIEQLSALRRAGG